The DNA window CAATAGACATGACATGCCGGTTCCATGAGGTGTACAATGTTTTAATATAGTGTCAGGGCAAGTACAAGATAATTAttggccagtaaaatcttgtgacatttgttgggattccatttttgataaggttaataatgttatgtatatagaatatactagaagtgctcctcatggatttaggaatccacgaaagggaatcgacaattttacatgaTCTCATagttatttcttccttgattttatatgtcgttattcattgatcctattgcattatcaatccttgcacttcagctttCACTgatctgataatttttgtcatcttcttcacaccgtatatgataatcatCTATTTACGTGATTGAACGCATcaatcagctgtactagtaattgatggatagttgattattgtttcaaGATGATACAAGAGTAAAAGTATGaggtgaaagaaaagtgcAATTGATTGACAGAGCGGATACTGTAGGATGACATAGTGGCACATGATATATAGATGATCGGTTGGCGGCGGTATTACATAATAACATCCGTATGAGTATATATCCTACCATGTCTGCTCTCTACAttgctttttcattcaaaattattggtTTTCCTAGCCGCACGCAGGCATCCCGcgcatttctttttctcgaagaaagcggaaaaaaaaaaaacaaaaagtatAAATAGTGGAGTCTTTTCCCATTTGACATTTAGTGAAAACTTCGACtagaaattttttgccgAACATTTAACCGGAGAACCTTGGTGGCTTTTTTGATCAGTTTCGTGGGCTCGTACATTTTACTTAGTATGCTgggaattttttcttctgtatTCTATTCTATTCCTTGCCTTACTTTTCCTATTAtttcttatttatataactaagttcaaaaaactttctAGCTGTCATAAACGCATTTCGTTTATAACAAACTAAAAGAAGTAAATATTTTCAGTGCAATTGGTAACAACCCAGAATACGTAAAAGCAATGGCCGCTATTAAAGACTACAAGACTGCACTGGAATTTACCAGGAGCCTACCGAGACTGGATGGTTTGTCTGTGCAGGAATTGATGGACTCCAAGATCAGAGGTGGGCTGACGTATAAcgattttttgatcttaCCAGGTTTAGTCGATTTTGCGTCCTCCGAAGTTAGCCTACAGACCAAGCTGACCAGGAATATCACTTTAAACATTCCATTGGTTTCTTCTCCAATGGACACTGTGACAGAATCGGAAATGGCCATCTTTATGGCTCTGTCGGGTGGTATCGGTTTCATTCACCATAACTGTACCCCCGAGGACCAAGCTGACATGGTCAGAAGAGTCAAGAACTATGAAAATGGGTTTATTAACAACCCTATAGTGATTTCTCCAACAACCACCGTTGGTGAAGCTAAGAGCATGAAGGAAAAGTATGGATTTGCAGGCTTCCCTGTCACGGAAGATGGCAAGGGAAATGCAAAGTTGGTGGGTGTCATCACTTCTCGTGATATACAATTCGTTGAGGACAACTCTTTACTCGTTCAGAATGTCATGACTGAAAACCCTGTTACCGGTGCACAAGGTATCACATTATCAGAAGGTAACGAAattctaaagaaaatcaaaaagggTAGGCTATTGATTGTTGATGACAAGGGTAACTTAGTTTCTATGCTTTCCAGAACtgatttaatgaaaaatcaaaactacCCATTAGCGTCCAAAGCTGCCAACACCAAGCAATTGCTATGTGGTGCTTCCATTGGTACTATGGACGGTGATAGAGAAAGACTAAGATTATTGGTGAAAGCCGGCTTGGATGTCGTCGTATTG is part of the Saccharomyces kudriavzevii IFO 1802 strain IFO1802 genome assembly, chromosome: 1 genome and encodes:
- the SKDI01G0950 gene encoding IMPDH/GMPR family protein, encoding MAAIKDYKTALEFTRSLPRLDGLSVQELMDSKIRGGLTYNDFLILPGLVDFASSEVSLQTKLTRNITLNIPLVSSPMDTVTESEMAIFMALSGGIGFIHHNCTPEDQADMVRRVKNYENGFINNPIVISPTTTVGEAKSMKEKYGFAGFPVTEDGKGNAKLVGVITSRDIQFVEDNSLLVQNVMTENPVTGAQGITLSEGNEILKKIKKGRLLIVDDKGNLVSMLSRTDLMKNQNYPLASKAANTKQLLCGASIGTMDGDRERLRLLVKAGLDVVVLDSSQGNSVFQLNMLKWVKESFPGLEVIAGNVVTREQAANLIAAGADGLRIGMGTGSICITQEVMACGRPQGTAVYNVCEFANQFGVPCMADGGVQNIGHITKALALGSSTVMMGGMVAGTTESPGEYFYQDGKRLKAYRGMGSIDAMQKTGTKGNASTSRYFSESDSVLVAQGVSGAVVDKGSIKKFIPYLYNGLQHSCQDIGCKSLTLLKENVQSGRVRFEFRTASAQLEGGVHNLHSYEKRLHN